From the genome of Ignavibacteriales bacterium, one region includes:
- a CDS encoding TonB-dependent receptor: protein MERIKLSGSVLQLSFVLLLFASSFINAGTTGKLAGKVIDSETKEPVIGATVLINGTNYGAVADLDGYYYINNISPGVYTVVVSSIGYHKVTIQKISIRIDQTTRLDVDLTPASINLGEIVIQAKQPMVTKDLTSSTAIVSAEEIKLMPVENLNQVVNLQAGVVNGHFRGGRSGEVSYLVDGVTVTDVFNGGMSVEVENSSIREMEVISGTFNAEYGQAMAGIVNIVTKDGASKYEGSASAYVGNYFTTHTDIFQNVNKPNLNGPRDFQLTLSGPTQVLNNLTFFLTGRYYHDDGYEYGQRYYNVYDDRPTFPIAGNNTVWIDHGTGDSAFVPMNPYEKKSFNGKLTYNFNRWKFSYSIFWDDNWSKGYNHAYKWTPDAIKNNYRTNTIHSFQISWLPSQSTYATLKLSSNNHKFWGYLYEDEYDPRYVEPNQGTPITGYTFNQGGNESDRYNRYTQSYIGQISLESQLTKEHKVKFGAEARLHTIFNSWKTIRNMTEGQIDSTGNAIFTLGYSNPDTKYNQSYTRYPFEISAFIQDKMEYDIMIINAGVRFDYFSSNTDLPVDLRNPLNNQNFANAFVKRDAQSEYQISPRLGVSFPMSDRGAIHFSYGHFFQIPSFENLYSNYAYLIDQTSSLSSSVGNPELKSQKTVKYELGLQQVIFPEVSVDVSLYYSDIRNLLGMQILTTYEGFTYARFINRDYGNVKGVIITLDKRFADFFSAKIDYTYQVASGNASDPMVEFYNNQANPPVESNKKVVPLDWDQTHTVNATVTIGDPSDWTAGIIFSYGSGAPYTEDPRYSQGLRFENNGRKPNTMNVDLRANKQFKIFGFDVSAFVLVYNLFDIKNEYGVSSTTGRAGVDLNTKFAAPIIGRNTIEQYLKNPGDYSSPRRINIGFNVNF from the coding sequence ATGGAGAGAATCAAGTTGTCGGGAAGTGTATTACAACTGAGCTTTGTACTGTTGTTATTTGCTTCTTCATTTATTAATGCGGGTACTACTGGAAAGCTTGCAGGCAAAGTGATTGATTCCGAGACCAAAGAACCGGTAATTGGTGCAACGGTTCTTATCAACGGCACAAACTATGGTGCAGTGGCGGACCTCGATGGATATTATTATATCAACAACATTTCGCCCGGTGTCTACACAGTCGTTGTTTCATCGATAGGTTATCACAAAGTTACCATTCAAAAAATTTCAATAAGAATTGATCAGACTACTCGTCTAGATGTTGATCTAACACCCGCATCAATCAATCTTGGTGAAATTGTTATTCAGGCAAAACAACCAATGGTCACAAAAGATTTAACTTCATCAACAGCAATCGTTTCAGCAGAAGAAATAAAATTGATGCCAGTCGAAAATTTGAATCAAGTTGTAAACCTCCAAGCCGGCGTTGTAAACGGTCACTTTAGAGGAGGACGTTCCGGTGAAGTTTCTTATCTGGTTGATGGTGTAACAGTAACTGATGTTTTCAACGGCGGTATGTCGGTAGAAGTTGAAAACTCCTCTATTCGAGAGATGGAAGTTATAAGCGGTACATTTAATGCCGAGTATGGTCAGGCTATGGCCGGCATTGTCAATATTGTTACGAAGGATGGTGCCTCAAAATACGAAGGATCTGCTTCGGCTTATGTGGGCAACTACTTTACAACTCACACAGACATCTTTCAAAATGTAAATAAACCTAATCTAAATGGTCCAAGAGATTTTCAATTAACCTTGAGTGGACCGACACAAGTCTTAAATAATTTGACATTCTTTCTTACGGGCAGATATTATCATGACGATGGTTATGAGTATGGACAAAGATATTATAATGTTTATGATGATAGACCGACTTTTCCAATAGCAGGGAATAATACTGTATGGATTGATCATGGTACAGGCGATAGCGCTTTTGTTCCAATGAATCCATACGAAAAAAAATCTTTTAACGGAAAATTGACTTATAATTTTAACAGATGGAAATTCAGTTATAGTATTTTTTGGGATGATAACTGGAGTAAGGGATACAACCATGCTTACAAATGGACTCCCGATGCAATAAAAAATAATTATCGCACAAATACAATTCATAGTTTCCAAATTTCATGGTTACCATCTCAAAGTACATACGCAACATTAAAGCTCTCATCGAACAATCATAAGTTCTGGGGCTATTTATATGAAGATGAATACGATCCTCGTTACGTTGAACCCAATCAGGGTACACCAATTACGGGTTATACATTTAATCAAGGCGGTAATGAGAGTGATAGATACAATAGATATACACAAAGCTACATTGGACAGATTTCATTGGAATCGCAGTTGACTAAAGAGCATAAAGTTAAGTTTGGTGCAGAAGCAAGACTTCATACAATCTTTAATAGTTGGAAAACAATACGGAATATGACAGAAGGACAAATTGACTCTACCGGTAATGCAATTTTTACCCTAGGTTATAGTAATCCTGACACAAAATATAATCAGAGTTACACAAGATACCCATTCGAAATCTCAGCATTCATTCAGGATAAAATGGAATATGATATAATGATTATTAATGCCGGCGTCAGATTCGATTATTTCAGTTCAAACACAGACTTACCGGTTGACTTACGCAATCCGTTGAATAATCAAAATTTTGCCAATGCCTTTGTGAAGAGAGATGCACAATCAGAATATCAGATAAGTCCTCGTCTCGGAGTTTCATTCCCGATGTCTGATAGAGGAGCAATTCATTTTTCATACGGGCATTTTTTCCAGATTCCGAGTTTTGAAAACTTATATAGTAATTATGCTTATTTAATTGATCAAACTTCATCTCTTTCTTCCAGTGTCGGAAATCCGGAATTGAAATCCCAGAAAACTGTGAAGTATGAATTAGGGCTTCAACAAGTAATCTTTCCGGAAGTCTCCGTTGATGTATCTCTTTACTACAGCGATATTCGAAATCTGCTTGGTATGCAAATTCTTACAACATACGAAGGATTTACATATGCACGATTCATTAATAGAGATTATGGCAATGTTAAAGGAGTAATCATAACTCTAGATAAAAGATTTGCGGATTTCTTTAGTGCCAAGATAGATTATACATATCAGGTAGCATCTGGAAATGCATCGGATCCGATGGTTGAATTCTATAATAATCAAGCTAATCCTCCGGTTGAATCAAACAAAAAAGTGGTTCCACTGGATTGGGATCAGACACATACAGTTAATGCAACTGTAACTATCGGAGATCCATCGGATTGGACTGCAGGAATAATATTCAGTTATGGTTCAGGTGCGCCATATACAGAAGATCCCAGATATTCTCAAGGATTACGTTTTGAAAATAATGGAAGAAAACCGAATACAATGAATGTTGACCTAAGAGCAAATAAACAGTTCAAGATTTTTGGTTTTGATGTAAGCGCATTTGTACTTGTTTATAATCTGTTCGATATCAAAAATGAATATGGAGTATCAAGTACGACTGGTAGAGCAGGAGTAGATCTCAATACGAAATTTGCAGCACCAATTATCGGAAGAAATACTATTGAGCAGTATTTAAAAAATCCGGGAGACTACTCTTCGCCAAGAAGAATCAACATCGGTTTCAATGTTAATTTCTAA
- a CDS encoding T9SS type A sorting domain-containing protein: MKKLLTLVLFLLIVGSSYAQKYVFQPCDNSVSSGWWDQDPTHFYNNQGSAVAKMDLSDYTADKKNGTASLKVDYNVGAGDGWGGYCVRVVVKPTAQIYNLSTATKFTFWYKVLTPIVLSTPGATYMEFKLCDIQDGKEDRFLRQLPIDLADASGTWKQATVDLNFGTDPTLSWSPQEQSGDGELQLDKINGMEMSVVYIVPGGPTNSPTAAGSILFDDFAVTGDAYAPPILSFANMASQFGLDDMGWAGDGKGALTLSDEATDKVEGTAGSLKFDYTCFASQDWGGFVAFDIPVTAPEKFVERTYLSLFIKNLKAVTTTVPKRAVMRIFLFEKSNGTDEEQWITKVPIDLTQVSDWTRYDLPLKQMTYSTDGDQYPPTGGWGLNPNGAKGDQTFNPDKMTKIRIEVLGVGVGPDAGVKGEKLIGTMLLGMMQQSGFQIFDIVAPLAPSVAIVPGTFSNLVTWTDLTDETTEKYNVYASKSFITNINAPGVEVVAFDVPRGTQVIEHLLRSPKTDRSSTVYYAVNAVDKAGNIGAVSSTSSVENMAKGIPTIPILTVPNWTADGDLKEWTNSGVTPFKLFPENGSAHIMTGFTVTNNADCSADMYLAMDNTYLYFAANVNDDIVYADDNQYMSTGYNWALDAVDIEIGLYNQEAKQHTSYKHGTKPDYHFRFNKVRARSDETGKDSLLLPGVNYYWQEKFPSGYVVEARLKISDIAALRRSPAGTLDSIYVKEGYKIPLDFVVGDNDGKNGTDLAGNREGQISWSPFNNDNGWNNPSKLMYTWLGNSDQITTDIEVELPFSYSLDQNYPNPFNPTTQIKYSIAKAGIVTLKIYDILGRQVADLVNKYQDAGKYSIDFNASRLASGVYVYRIESSSFTSVKKMMLIK, translated from the coding sequence ATGAAAAAACTTCTAACACTCGTTTTATTTCTGCTCATCGTTGGATCATCATACGCTCAAAAGTATGTTTTTCAACCATGTGATAATTCGGTTTCAAGCGGCTGGTGGGACCAAGACCCTACACATTTTTACAATAATCAAGGTTCAGCAGTAGCCAAAATGGATTTATCCGATTACACTGCTGATAAGAAAAACGGCACTGCATCATTAAAAGTTGATTACAACGTTGGTGCCGGTGACGGATGGGGCGGATACTGTGTGCGCGTAGTTGTTAAACCAACGGCGCAAATTTATAACCTATCTACTGCCACAAAATTTACATTCTGGTACAAAGTTCTTACACCTATTGTTCTTTCTACACCAGGTGCAACCTATATGGAATTTAAGTTGTGCGATATTCAGGACGGTAAAGAAGACCGGTTTCTTCGTCAACTACCGATCGATTTGGCTGATGCTTCAGGTACCTGGAAGCAGGCTACGGTCGATTTGAATTTTGGTACAGACCCGACTTTATCATGGTCACCTCAGGAACAGAGTGGTGATGGCGAATTACAACTTGATAAAATCAATGGCATGGAGATGTCAGTAGTTTACATCGTTCCTGGCGGTCCAACAAATAGTCCAACTGCAGCCGGTTCTATTCTTTTTGATGATTTTGCAGTTACTGGCGACGCTTATGCCCCACCAATCCTATCGTTTGCTAATATGGCTTCTCAATTTGGGCTCGACGATATGGGTTGGGCTGGTGACGGTAAAGGTGCATTAACTTTATCAGATGAAGCAACAGATAAAGTTGAAGGCACCGCCGGTTCATTAAAATTTGATTACACCTGTTTTGCATCACAGGATTGGGGCGGCTTTGTTGCATTCGATATTCCTGTAACAGCCCCGGAAAAATTTGTTGAGAGAACTTACTTATCATTATTTATAAAAAATTTGAAAGCTGTAACTACTACTGTTCCCAAAAGAGCTGTTATGAGAATATTTCTTTTTGAAAAGAGTAATGGAACGGATGAAGAACAATGGATTACCAAAGTTCCTATCGATTTAACTCAAGTTTCTGATTGGACAAGATATGATTTACCATTAAAACAGATGACTTATAGTACTGATGGTGATCAGTATCCACCAACAGGTGGATGGGGTTTAAATCCGAACGGCGCTAAGGGAGACCAAACTTTCAATCCAGATAAGATGACAAAAATCAGAATTGAAGTCTTAGGGGTTGGAGTTGGACCTGATGCAGGAGTAAAAGGGGAAAAACTAATTGGAACGATGTTGCTCGGAATGATGCAACAATCCGGTTTCCAAATATTTGATATAGTTGCTCCTCTTGCACCTTCTGTTGCAATTGTCCCGGGTACTTTTTCAAATCTTGTAACATGGACTGATTTAACCGATGAAACGACAGAAAAATATAATGTTTATGCTAGCAAATCTTTCATCACTAATATTAATGCGCCCGGAGTTGAGGTTGTTGCATTTGATGTACCGAGAGGGACACAGGTAATTGAGCATCTTTTGAGATCTCCAAAGACCGACAGAAGCAGCACAGTTTATTATGCAGTTAATGCGGTTGATAAAGCAGGTAACATCGGTGCGGTTTCAAGCACAAGTTCTGTGGAAAATATGGCCAAAGGCATTCCTACAATACCAATCCTAACGGTTCCGAATTGGACTGCTGACGGCGATTTGAAAGAATGGACTAACTCCGGTGTTACGCCATTCAAATTATTCCCCGAGAATGGTTCAGCACATATAATGACAGGATTTACAGTTACGAATAATGCAGATTGTTCTGCAGATATGTATTTAGCGATGGACAATACATACCTCTATTTCGCAGCTAATGTTAATGACGATATTGTTTATGCCGATGATAATCAATATATGTCTACCGGTTATAATTGGGCGCTGGATGCTGTTGATATAGAAATTGGTCTATATAATCAGGAAGCTAAACAACATACCTCATATAAACATGGAACAAAACCAGATTACCATTTTAGATTTAATAAAGTAAGAGCCCGTAGCGATGAAACCGGAAAAGATTCACTGTTATTACCGGGTGTAAACTATTATTGGCAGGAAAAATTCCCCTCAGGTTATGTTGTTGAAGCAAGACTTAAAATAAGCGATATAGCAGCATTAAGAAGATCACCGGCAGGCACTCTGGATTCAATCTATGTTAAAGAGGGTTACAAGATTCCGCTCGATTTTGTTGTAGGTGATAATGACGGTAAAAATGGTACAGATTTAGCCGGTAATCGCGAAGGTCAAATAAGCTGGTCACCTTTTAATAATGATAACGGATGGAATAATCCTTCAAAACTAATGTACACTTGGCTAGGAAATTCGGACCAAATTACAACAGACATAGAAGTAGAATTGCCATTTAGTTATTCATTGGACCAGAACTACCCAAATCCTTTCAATCCAACAACACAGATTAAATACTCTATCGCAAAGGCTGGTATCGTAACTTTAAAAATTTACGATATTCTTGGTCGTCAGGTTGCAGATCTGGTAAACAAATATCAGGATGCAGGTAAATATTCAATTGACTTCAACGCATCACGTCTCGCTTCTGGAGTTTATGTTTACAGAATTGAAAGCAGCTCATTTACAAGTGTTAAAAAGATGATGTTGATTAAGTAA
- a CDS encoding sodium/solute symporter (Members of the Solute:Sodium Symporter (SSS), TC 2.A.21 as described in tcdb.org, catalyze solute:Na+ symport. Known solutes for members of the family include sugars, amino acids, nucleosides, inositols, vitamins, urea or anions, depending on the system.), producing MNNPISIYDNLIILIYFVAVLGIGLYLRNRDKNLTDYFLAGRNLSWFVVGISLFATNISSEHLIGLAGQGASRGLAVAQFELIAIFLLILLGWFIAPIYKRAGILTTPEFLEKRFDASSRKLFSGLSILTYFITKLLVTLFASGILFNKIFGLSFFSSAVIIVLLTGIYSLVGGFSAVVRTQVFQGIVLIVGAFVLTIFSFYEVGGLAGLRERLPSEHFQMFKPMSDPDFPWTGIIFGAPIIAFWYWCADQYIVQRVLGAKSINDARTGTIVASFLKILPIFILVMPGLIAFALYPDIKGDEAYPQLLASNILPIGIKGLVIAGFLSAVMSSLSAAFNSIAALYTIDFYKPKHPEASDRTLVLVGRMATITTVGVLILLVPFVKIVNSHIYIFLQSTQAFISAPITAVFILGLTLKKINAKSAFISLIAGEFLGVSRFLIEFLNKSEMISNPFLVAYAQINYLHFTIFLFLATSLFLISLSYIFNQGEELNSSKINFLFGHKYNAMEVTRGVAIIPHARVNIVLSGLIIILTLSLWYLFV from the coding sequence ATGAATAACCCCATTAGCATTTACGATAATCTAATAATTCTAATTTACTTTGTTGCCGTTCTTGGGATTGGACTATACTTGCGCAATAGAGATAAAAACTTAACAGACTATTTTTTAGCAGGTAGAAATCTAAGTTGGTTTGTAGTTGGTATATCACTTTTTGCAACTAACATTTCAAGTGAACATTTAATAGGACTGGCAGGGCAGGGTGCATCACGAGGATTGGCAGTAGCTCAATTTGAGCTGATTGCGATTTTTCTTTTAATACTTCTTGGATGGTTCATTGCACCTATTTATAAAAGAGCAGGTATTCTTACTACACCAGAATTTTTAGAAAAAAGATTTGATGCTTCTAGCAGAAAACTTTTCTCTGGACTTTCAATCCTTACTTACTTTATAACCAAGTTATTAGTAACACTATTTGCAAGCGGAATTCTTTTCAACAAAATATTCGGACTAAGCTTTTTTTCCTCTGCTGTTATTATTGTTCTTCTTACAGGAATCTATTCTTTAGTCGGCGGTTTCTCTGCTGTTGTACGTACTCAAGTATTTCAAGGAATTGTTTTGATCGTGGGCGCATTTGTATTAACAATATTTAGTTTTTACGAAGTTGGTGGACTTGCAGGACTACGCGAAAGACTGCCAAGCGAACATTTTCAAATGTTCAAACCAATGAGCGATCCCGACTTCCCATGGACCGGGATTATTTTTGGTGCTCCAATAATTGCTTTCTGGTATTGGTGTGCAGATCAATACATAGTGCAACGAGTTCTGGGTGCAAAAAGTATTAATGATGCTCGTACCGGAACAATTGTAGCTTCATTTCTAAAGATTTTACCAATCTTTATACTAGTTATGCCCGGTTTAATTGCTTTTGCACTCTATCCTGATATAAAAGGAGACGAAGCTTATCCACAGCTCCTAGCAAGTAATATTCTACCTATTGGAATTAAGGGACTGGTCATAGCGGGTTTTTTATCTGCAGTTATGTCCTCTCTGTCAGCGGCCTTTAATAGCATAGCTGCACTCTACACAATTGATTTTTATAAGCCAAAACATCCTGAGGCATCGGACAGAACTTTAGTATTGGTAGGAAGAATGGCAACCATTACAACTGTAGGTGTATTAATTCTGCTCGTTCCGTTTGTCAAGATTGTCAATTCGCATATTTACATTTTTTTACAAAGCACTCAAGCGTTTATTAGTGCACCAATTACAGCCGTATTTATATTAGGATTGACACTAAAGAAAATCAACGCTAAGAGTGCTTTTATCTCACTAATTGCGGGTGAATTTCTTGGTGTTTCCAGATTTTTAATTGAATTTTTGAATAAGTCGGAGATGATCAGTAATCCGTTTTTAGTCGCCTATGCGCAAATAAATTACTTACACTTTACAATATTTTTATTCTTAGCAACCTCGTTATTCTTAATCTCCCTCAGTTATATCTTCAATCAAGGTGAAGAATTAAATTCCTCAAAAATCAATTTTCTTTTTGGTCACAAATATAATGCTATGGAAGTGACTCGCGGTGTAGCAATTATTCCTCATGCAAGAGTTAATATAGTTCTATCAGGTTTGATAATAATCTTGACGCTGAGTTTGTGGTATCTTTTTGTATAA
- a CDS encoding glycosyl hydrolase — translation MSLSHIRNFFIINFSLATFLFAQIPIPATGCYHAAFTGDNSQQQFETLAKKNIAIEMFFMGWPLNPSLPDFPITKCNEISSNGAVPHITWMCQVSGFPYPLDGIIEGNYDSYIRGYADQVRNWGKPLFIRLGHEMNGDWYTYGGAKNGSGTLNGFGDPGKADGPERFIAAYKRVHDLFKSEGVTNVAWIWCPNNGSAPNAAWNEPEEYYPGDDYVDWIGFDGYNFGKSQTWSNWVQFKDIYTALYNKFDSYKKPLMIGEFASVEGSGTADKAEWIKQAYYLNLRFNFPHIKAVTWFHVAKTEGTVWTDWRINSSDAALKAYQDYIADPYFLSTISATNVDEDNQLPTEFILKQNYPNPFNPSTNVQYSISEPSHVTLKIYDLLGREVMQLVNKYQDPGNYTVNFNASKLSTGIYIYTLSSGIHSKSKKLMLLK, via the coding sequence ATGTCCCTTTCACATATCAGAAATTTTTTCATAATTAATTTTTCATTGGCAACTTTTCTATTTGCACAAATTCCAATTCCGGCTACTGGTTGTTATCATGCAGCATTTACCGGGGACAATAGCCAGCAGCAATTTGAGACTTTGGCGAAAAAAAATATTGCTATCGAAATGTTTTTCATGGGATGGCCTTTAAATCCTTCATTACCCGATTTCCCAATAACGAAGTGTAATGAGATCAGTAGTAACGGGGCAGTACCTCATATAACATGGATGTGTCAAGTGAGCGGTTTTCCATATCCTCTTGATGGAATAATAGAAGGGAATTACGATAGTTATATAAGAGGTTATGCCGATCAGGTGAGAAATTGGGGAAAGCCACTCTTCATTCGTCTTGGTCACGAGATGAACGGAGATTGGTATACCTACGGTGGCGCCAAAAACGGGAGCGGAACATTAAACGGTTTCGGAGATCCAGGCAAAGCGGATGGTCCTGAAAGATTTATTGCTGCATACAAACGTGTTCATGATCTATTTAAAAGCGAAGGTGTTACAAATGTTGCCTGGATTTGGTGCCCTAATAATGGAAGTGCACCCAATGCCGCATGGAATGAGCCTGAAGAATATTATCCCGGCGATGATTACGTTGATTGGATTGGCTTTGATGGATATAATTTTGGTAAATCACAAACATGGTCGAACTGGGTACAATTCAAGGATATCTATACGGCGCTCTACAATAAGTTTGATAGTTATAAAAAACCATTGATGATTGGAGAATTTGCTTCAGTAGAAGGAAGCGGAACGGCAGATAAAGCAGAGTGGATTAAACAAGCATACTATCTGAATCTAAGATTCAATTTTCCTCATATCAAAGCTGTTACATGGTTTCATGTTGCAAAAACGGAAGGAACGGTTTGGACTGATTGGCGAATCAACTCATCAGATGCCGCACTTAAAGCCTATCAAGATTACATTGCTGACCCGTATTTCTTATCCACTATATCAGCAACTAATGTTGATGAAGATAATCAATTACCAACAGAATTTATCCTTAAACAAAATTATCCCAATCCATTCAATCCAAGTACAAATGTTCAATATTCTATTTCAGAGCCAAGTCATGTAACATTGAAAATTTATGATCTACTCGGAAGGGAAGTAATGCAACTTGTAAACAAGTACCAAGACCCAGGAAATTACACCGTTAATTTTAATGCATCTAAACTGTCAACTGGAATTTATATCTATACACTTTCATCTGGAATCCATTCTAAAAGTAAAAAGTTAATGCTGCTTAAATAG
- a CDS encoding T9SS type A sorting domain-containing protein produces the protein MRRSIITIIVILLRLILIGSGITLAQTATLEPTLSLVDMEGGVHGTNDLFIPFQNGFPVPTFEKQSRTMINLAGDWKKQRFAANDNISMAKRDAAGLANIVTEAANRQLSNYDDSSWEIKTLPGVENKMNIFPKPPEFYTDGIWYRKTFNVDTANAGKFIKLIFYSVNYICDVWINDQYIGYHEGGYTPFAFDVSSVLNYGGTNTIAVRVDNIAWNTRNDIVPYTQCDWFNYSGIIHDVYLEIADPISILRTNIVPKDLDGNIVTTVILNNKGTAKNVYVNFKVYEATVNENNIKSEFAKDIIGNEIALNGIASSLTKLNENGATVVRFYHQLLNPKLWSMKSPNLYVMKVTLTNSSTDTTVIDEYYTQFGIRTVGTNQGKFTLNDKVMFLPGVARHEEHPLYGRSVPKEIIFSDLNTIKGLNAIYLRTAHYPNHPYTYLIADRVGLAVMEEIPVWQFDTPESFSIQNNLRHIHQQMFREMVFKDYNRPSVIMWSTSNECKEETGRLVYNNAINYDHETFYNDGRLLTQSAAADRPGPSDPTMLPLDVAGWTLYYGIFYPQGGGGSYFGPTYSFLNNAKIANPNKPLIATEFGYWSSENGSSTAEQSNVLTQTFNAFKLHAPYDINGNPIPSGFLMGTTWWCAFDWYQYKSNGYQTMGLISMDRLTEKPVAANLRSTYLPYATKDGLIVSVEENQTERLPTEFCLEQNYPNPFNPSTVISYQLASDSYVTLIVYDLLGRKVATLVDAKQSAGNYNSQFSILNSQLSSNVYFYRLQAGKFVSTKKMVFIK, from the coding sequence ATGCGGCGATCAATAATTACAATCATTGTTATTCTCTTACGACTGATTTTAATCGGTAGTGGAATTACATTGGCACAAACAGCCACATTGGAACCAACTTTGAGTTTAGTGGATATGGAAGGCGGTGTTCATGGCACAAATGATTTATTCATTCCGTTTCAAAATGGATTTCCGGTTCCGACTTTCGAAAAACAATCAAGGACCATGATCAATCTTGCCGGTGACTGGAAGAAACAAAGATTTGCTGCAAATGATAATATTTCTATGGCGAAGCGTGATGCTGCCGGTTTGGCTAACATTGTAACTGAAGCCGCAAACCGCCAACTTTCAAATTACGACGATTCATCATGGGAAATAAAAACACTTCCGGGTGTAGAAAACAAGATGAATATATTTCCGAAACCTCCAGAATTTTATACAGACGGAATCTGGTATAGAAAGACATTTAATGTTGATACTGCAAATGCAGGTAAATTTATAAAACTGATTTTTTATTCGGTGAATTACATCTGCGATGTCTGGATTAATGATCAATATATTGGTTATCATGAAGGCGGTTATACTCCATTTGCATTTGATGTGTCATCTGTACTCAATTATGGCGGGACAAATACGATTGCTGTACGTGTAGATAATATCGCGTGGAACACACGTAATGACATTGTCCCATATACACAATGCGATTGGTTCAACTATTCCGGAATTATTCATGATGTTTATCTTGAAATCGCTGATCCAATTTCAATTCTAAGGACAAATATTGTCCCGAAAGATCTTGATGGAAATATTGTGACTACTGTTATTCTTAATAACAAAGGAACTGCTAAAAATGTTTATGTGAATTTCAAGGTTTATGAAGCGACTGTAAATGAAAATAATATTAAATCTGAATTTGCCAAAGATATCATTGGGAACGAAATTGCTTTGAATGGAATAGCCAGTTCACTTACAAAACTTAATGAGAATGGTGCCACAGTTGTACGTTTCTATCATCAGCTTCTAAATCCAAAGTTATGGTCAATGAAATCACCAAACCTTTACGTAATGAAGGTTACACTTACAAATAGTTCTACTGATACGACAGTGATTGATGAATATTACACCCAATTTGGAATAAGAACAGTTGGAACCAATCAAGGTAAATTTACGCTTAATGACAAAGTAATGTTCCTACCCGGAGTTGCCCGCCATGAAGAGCATCCGCTTTATGGAAGAAGTGTTCCAAAGGAAATCATTTTTTCTGATCTTAATACAATAAAAGGATTGAACGCTATCTATCTTCGCACTGCACATTATCCTAACCATCCTTATACTTATCTGATTGCAGACAGAGTAGGCCTTGCAGTAATGGAAGAGATACCAGTGTGGCAATTCGATACACCGGAATCTTTCAGTATTCAAAACAATTTGCGCCACATTCATCAGCAGATGTTCAGAGAAATGGTCTTCAAAGATTATAACAGACCATCTGTAATAATGTGGAGTACATCGAATGAATGTAAGGAAGAAACCGGAAGATTGGTTTATAATAATGCAATTAATTATGATCACGAAACATTTTATAATGACGGAAGATTACTTACTCAATCGGCTGCTGCCGACAGGCCGGGACCAAGCGATCCCACAATGCTGCCTCTAGATGTTGCCGGATGGACACTCTATTATGGTATCTTCTACCCACAAGGTGGAGGTGGAAGTTACTTTGGTCCAACTTATTCATTTTTGAATAATGCGAAGATTGCTAATCCGAATAAACCATTAATTGCAACTGAATTTGGTTACTGGTCATCGGAAAACGGATCATCAACTGCGGAACAGTCAAATGTATTGACGCAGACTTTCAATGCATTCAAACTTCATGCTCCTTATGATATTAATGGCAATCCAATTCCAAGCGGATTTCTTATGGGAACAACCTGGTGGTGTGCGTTTGATTGGTACCAGTACAAGTCGAACGGTTATCAAACGATGGGTTTGATCTCGATGGATCGTTTAACCGAAAAACCGGTTGCGGCAAATTTAAGAAGTACATACCTTCCGTATGCAACTAAAGATGGTTTGATTGTAAGTGTTGAAGAAAACCAAACAGAAAGACTACCTACTGAATTTTGTTTGGAACAGAACTACCCTAATCCATTTAATCCCAGTACTGTTATCAGTTATCAGTTGGCATCAGATAGTTATGTTACGCTAATCGTTTACGATCTCCTCGGAAGAAAAGTTGCTACACTTGTTGATGCTAAACAATCGGCTGGGAATTATAATTCTCAATTCTCAATTCTTAATTCTCAATTATCCAGCAATGTATATTTCTATAGATTACAAGCCGGTAAATTTGTTTCTACAAAGAAAATGGTTTTTATTAAATGA